In Alkalihalobacterium alkalinitrilicum, a genomic segment contains:
- a CDS encoding YdeI/OmpD-associated family protein gives MTIINKLKLDKYTNMAVINQPSGYDLFSEYKSTLSGEHDAIFIFVETVDKIVEHTQRIINEQQLLEKGYLFFAYPKKGNKRYNTFVHRDEIFPAMKVGEDGYVENSDIKFSRMVSMDDVFTVVGLKREKKKATKSSAASQCVADYEDNVQDVEKRLADHPKEQAFFQSLTPGYQRDWARYIFSAKQEKTREKRSQQMIDVLSQGYKTMDLYRSGKK, from the coding sequence ATGACGATAATTAACAAACTAAAACTCGATAAGTACACAAATATGGCGGTTATAAATCAACCAAGTGGCTATGATTTATTTAGTGAATACAAGTCGACACTATCAGGCGAGCATGATGCGATTTTTATCTTTGTAGAAACGGTTGACAAAATTGTTGAGCATACACAACGGATCATTAATGAACAACAATTACTTGAAAAAGGATACTTATTTTTTGCCTATCCGAAAAAAGGAAACAAGAGATATAACACTTTCGTTCACAGAGATGAAATCTTTCCCGCAATGAAAGTTGGCGAAGATGGCTATGTAGAAAATAGTGATATTAAATTTTCGCGAATGGTAAGTATGGACGACGTGTTCACTGTCGTTGGCTTAAAACGAGAGAAAAAGAAGGCGACGAAGTCATCCGCAGCAAGTCAATGTGTTGCTGATTACGAGGACAATGTCCAGGATGTAGAAAAACGACTAGCTGATCATCCGAAGGAACAAGCTTTCTTTCAAAGTCTAACTCCAGGCTACCAAAGAGACTGGGCGCGTTATATTTTTTCAGCTAAGCAAGAAAAAACCCGTGAAAAGCGGTCTCAACAAATGATTGATGTATTATCACAAGGATATAAGACAATGGATTTATATCGTTCAGGGAAGAAGTAG
- a CDS encoding enoyl-CoA hydratase/isomerase family protein: MKQYSTLLVEKKDKTLMVQLNRPEKANAISTEMMEELLDVISELRYNSEIQYVVFTGAGKHFSGGADLSKLVRQYEAGEFTPSAARLNQMLGHEIMNKLEELEQVTIVAINGTCIGGGLALALACDFRIMTEEAIISIPEVARGIFFTWGSTPRLINIVGVAKAKELIMLCDPIEADEALRMNLVTKVVPKNMLLEEVNKIIGKLDSSPFMPIRMTKKIANAASIGVMRNVMNYDTELFEQSILSGEPITEMKKFVNRVRN, translated from the coding sequence ATGAAGCAATACAGTACTTTACTAGTTGAGAAAAAGGATAAAACATTAATGGTTCAGTTAAATCGTCCTGAAAAAGCAAATGCCATTAGTACTGAGATGATGGAAGAGTTATTAGACGTTATTTCGGAGTTACGTTATAACAGTGAAATTCAATACGTAGTCTTCACGGGAGCGGGTAAACATTTTTCTGGTGGAGCCGACCTTTCCAAATTAGTGCGTCAATATGAAGCAGGAGAATTTACTCCTTCGGCAGCTAGACTTAATCAAATGCTAGGACATGAAATCATGAATAAACTTGAAGAGCTCGAACAAGTAACGATTGTAGCCATAAATGGTACTTGTATTGGCGGAGGCTTAGCACTCGCTCTTGCATGTGATTTCCGCATCATGACAGAAGAGGCTATCATTTCTATACCTGAGGTTGCTAGAGGTATTTTCTTTACATGGGGTAGTACTCCTAGGTTAATTAATATTGTCGGTGTTGCCAAAGCTAAAGAACTCATTATGTTATGTGACCCAATTGAGGCTGATGAGGCTTTAAGAATGAATTTAGTTACAAAAGTAGTACCAAAAAATATGTTATTGGAGGAAGTTAATAAAATCATCGGTAAATTAGATTCTAGTCCATTTATGCCGATCCGAATGACTAAAAAGATTGCCAATGCGGCTAGTATTGGGGTCATGAGAAATGTAATGAATTATGATACGGAGCTTTTTGAGCAGTCCATACTATCGGGTGAACCAATTACTGAAATGAAGAAGTTTGTTAATCGAGTTAGGAATTAA
- a CDS encoding class I adenylate-forming enzyme family protein, whose product MEAIIHMGQIVDKHALRQPNQGVYYDNGREVTYKEYVKEVNRMINAFKMIGLQKGDRIATILPQSKAFITVFTAAAKLGITIVPLDTRLQLPRIQHICERTQPKMLIAQAHPEKLKDKIETILSNIHFEHFYYYLSEVKSEGALPYERLIDKELSDVYIDDLTERSSDDPLLIIFTSGTTGTPKGALITNGNIVAMAEKTAKAWDITNMDRYLLQLPTSHVGGITNLIASMLYAGAKGVFMPDYDPKLMLQCIDNYKLTFVGGVPTMFRIMFRDCDVSHYQLHSIRLIWLGGESSSPHLINKIKSLFKESSVAASFGMTETAGCFTYTDPEDGIEIVANTEGKPGEGSYIKIVKEDGSEAESNEIGEIYVKGSSVISSYLDEEHNMNTFEAGWLKTGDLGSLDEKNYLKYVGRNKEMYISGGYNVYPLEVENYINKFPGVSTSCVVEKDDEIWGQVGIAFIVPEAHSGFDLEALTFYVKNGLSDYQQPKHYIVQKSIPMTPLGKVDKQVLRKEITTYIANPSI is encoded by the coding sequence ATGGAAGCTATAATTCACATGGGTCAAATTGTTGATAAACATGCTTTACGACAACCTAATCAAGGTGTTTATTATGATAATGGACGTGAGGTGACCTACAAGGAATATGTTAAAGAAGTCAATCGTATGATAAACGCCTTTAAAATGATAGGGTTACAAAAAGGGGATCGAATTGCTACGATACTACCTCAATCTAAGGCTTTTATTACAGTTTTTACTGCTGCAGCAAAATTAGGAATTACTATAGTACCATTAGATACTAGACTACAATTACCAAGAATTCAACATATATGCGAACGAACTCAACCGAAAATGTTAATTGCTCAAGCTCATCCTGAAAAGCTAAAAGATAAAATAGAAACGATCCTGTCCAATATTCATTTTGAGCATTTCTATTACTACTTAAGTGAGGTTAAATCAGAAGGAGCTCTTCCTTACGAGCGATTAATTGATAAGGAATTGAGTGATGTATACATTGATGATCTGACGGAGCGTTCGAGTGATGATCCTTTACTTATCATTTTTACAAGTGGAACAACAGGTACTCCAAAAGGTGCTTTGATAACGAATGGGAATATAGTGGCAATGGCAGAAAAAACAGCAAAGGCTTGGGACATTACGAACATGGACCGTTACCTTCTACAATTACCGACCAGCCATGTTGGTGGAATCACTAACCTTATTGCGTCAATGCTTTATGCAGGTGCAAAAGGAGTATTCATGCCAGATTATGATCCTAAATTAATGCTCCAATGCATTGATAACTATAAGTTAACGTTTGTTGGTGGGGTTCCGACCATGTTCCGAATTATGTTTAGAGATTGTGATGTGTCACATTATCAACTTCATTCCATTCGATTAATCTGGTTAGGCGGTGAGTCTTCATCTCCTCATCTTATAAATAAAATAAAATCCCTATTTAAGGAGTCATCTGTAGCAGCAAGCTTTGGAATGACTGAAACAGCGGGATGTTTCACCTATACCGATCCAGAAGACGGTATCGAAATTGTTGCTAATACCGAAGGAAAACCTGGCGAGGGAAGCTATATAAAGATAGTGAAAGAAGATGGAAGTGAAGCAGAATCTAATGAAATTGGTGAAATATATGTTAAAGGATCGAGTGTCATATCTAGTTACTTAGATGAAGAACACAATATGAATACATTTGAAGCAGGCTGGTTGAAGACTGGCGACCTCGGCTCACTCGATGAAAAGAATTATCTCAAGTATGTAGGGCGAAATAAAGAAATGTACATTAGTGGGGGCTACAATGTCTACCCACTAGAAGTAGAAAACTATATTAATAAATTCCCGGGTGTATCAACGTCTTGTGTGGTTGAGAAAGATGATGAGATCTGGGGCCAAGTTGGAATAGCATTTATCGTACCAGAAGCCCATTCTGGTTTCGATTTAGAAGCATTAACATTTTATGTTAAAAACGGTCTGTCAGATTATCAACAACCTAAACATTATATTGTACAAAAGAGTATTCCAATGACACCGCTAGGGAAAGTGGATAAACAAGTCCTTCGCAAAGAGATCACAACGTATATAGCAAACCCAAGTATTTAA
- a CDS encoding TetR/AcrR family transcriptional regulator: MSKRLPAEARKKVIIRSAIKVFAKTNYRVTKVADIAELSGVTEPVIYKHFDSKQKLFIEVLTRMGKNTLKLFKVYHQEAHGSLKDQLIHIMKQYLLSLEKYEDELQIFFQAISEVHEVEINQVLTKTYTSYANFFHETIYEKPNDYNETLDYHDIAWEVVGLLIHLSTLYILNLYKEDNAFSMIEEFVERLEL, encoded by the coding sequence ATGAGTAAAAGACTACCAGCAGAAGCAAGAAAAAAAGTAATTATTCGATCTGCCATTAAAGTGTTTGCCAAAACTAACTATCGTGTAACTAAAGTTGCGGACATTGCTGAGTTATCTGGTGTAACTGAGCCAGTGATTTATAAACATTTTGATTCAAAACAGAAGTTATTTATCGAGGTATTAACGAGAATGGGTAAAAATACTCTCAAACTATTTAAAGTTTATCATCAAGAAGCTCACGGGTCTTTAAAAGATCAATTAATACACATTATGAAGCAGTATCTTTTATCTTTAGAAAAATATGAAGATGAACTTCAAATTTTTTTTCAAGCCATATCTGAAGTACATGAAGTAGAGATTAACCAAGTACTAACTAAAACCTATACATCTTATGCTAATTTCTTTCATGAAACCATTTACGAAAAACCAAATGATTATAATGAAACACTAGACTATCACGATATCGCATGGGAAGTGGTTGGATTGTTAATTCATTTAAGCACGTTGTATATTTTGAATTTATATAAGGAAGATAATGCATTCTCGATGATTGAAGAGTTTGTTGAACGTTTAGAACTTTAA